A genome region from Mercenaria mercenaria strain notata chromosome 11, MADL_Memer_1, whole genome shotgun sequence includes the following:
- the LOC123531344 gene encoding uncharacterized protein LOC123531344, which yields MTVSENGQGMLCSVCVKHQRRPKKCVPGRAVWVDIPCTSIRRSSLVFHKDSDSHKKTLVFDVAEAKTGGGIEACFVREEHVNREAVTASMTLLYFPCKEEIAHTTKHKHLVDVAKTLGVDVLNSLEKGDNAKYTKLISLRCHSANKFHRNRRLEL from the exons atgacagtctcagagaatg GCCAAGGTATGTTGTGTTCAGTATGTGTAAAGCACCAGAGAAGGCCAAAGAAGTGTGTTCCTGGTAGAGCTGTGTGGGTTGACATTCCATGTACCTCAATAAGGCGATCATCTTTAGTATTTCATAAGGACTCAGACTCGCACAAGAAAACATTGGTATTTGACGTTGCGGAAGCAAAAACAGGTGGTGGGATCGAGGCTTGTTTTGTGAGGGAAGAACATGTGAACCGTGAGGCAGTGACAGCATCTATGACACTGCTTTACTTTCCGTGTAAGGAGGAAATAGCCCACACCACCAAACACAAACATTTAGTTGATGTAGCTAAGACATTAGGAGTGGATGTTCTAAATAGTTTGGAGAAGGGGGATAACGCCAAGTACACAAAATTGATAAGTTTAcgttgtcattcagcaaataaattccACAGGAATAGAAGACTGGAACTTTAA